Proteins found in one Syntrophorhabdaceae bacterium genomic segment:
- the ribE gene encoding 6,7-dimethyl-8-ribityllumazine synthase → MIREGKLSAKGFRFAIVVSRFNSFITDRLLEGALDALKRHGADEKQVAIYKVPGAFEIPLTAKLLAGKSDIDGVICLGTVIKGATPHFHYIASEVTKGIAQASLEIGKPIAFGVITSENIEQAIERAGTKSGNKGYDAAISVIEMVNLLKENNLCEGGKREN, encoded by the coding sequence ATGATACGTGAAGGAAAACTCAGTGCAAAGGGGTTCAGGTTTGCAATCGTAGTAAGCAGGTTTAACAGCTTTATCACCGACAGACTTCTTGAAGGCGCCCTCGATGCACTGAAAAGACACGGCGCCGACGAGAAACAGGTTGCGATCTATAAAGTCCCGGGCGCATTCGAGATACCGCTTACAGCAAAGCTCCTTGCCGGGAAAAGTGATATTGACGGGGTTATATGTCTGGGGACTGTCATCAAAGGCGCTACACCCCATTTTCATTATATAGCCTCAGAGGTTACAAAAGGTATTGCACAGGCATCTCTTGAGATCGGAAAACCTATCGCTTTCGGTGTTATCACCAGTGAGAATATTGAGCAGGCAATAGAAAGGGCCGGGACGAAGTCCGGTAATAAGGGCTACGATGCTGCAATCTCGGTTATAGAGATGGTCAATCTTCTGAAGGAAAACAACTTGTGCGAAGGCGGAAAGCGAGAGAATTAG